The DNA region TCAATCTTGGTCGGTCACTCTCCTAACCTTTGCAGTAAGTCATGCATTCAAAACGACTGGAAGCAGCAGCATTTAACAAAACACAGTCCAATTTGTGATTTGATTAATATCAGTaactacactcaccggccactttattaggtacaccatgcttgtAACGGGTTGGAacgccttttgccttcagaactgcctcaattcttcgtggcatagattcaacaaggtgctagaagcattcctcagagtttttggtccatattgacatgatggcatcacacagttggtgcagatttgtcggctgcacatccatgatgcgaatctcccgttccaccacatcccaaagatgctctattggattgagatctggtgactgtggaggccatttgagtacaatgAACttgttgtcatgttcaagaaaccagtgtgAGATTATTCCAgatttatgacatggcacattatcctgctgaaagtagtcaTCAGAAGtgtggtacattgtggtcataaagggatggacatggtcagcaacaatactcaggtaggctgtggcattccaacgatgctcaattggttccaaggggcccaaagaatgccaagaaaatattccccacaccattacaccaccagcctgaaccgttgatacaaggcaggatgcatCCATGGTTTCCTGTTGTTgacaccaaattctgaccctaccatccgaatgtcgcagcagaaatcgagactcatcagaccaggcaacgtttttccaatcttctattgtccaatttcgatgagcttgtgcaaattgtagcctcagtttcctgttcttagctgaaaggagtagcacccggcgtggtcttctactgcagtagcccatctgcctcaaagttcgacgtactgtgcgttcagaaatgctcttctgcctagcttggttgtaacgggtggttatttgagtcgctgttgcctttctatcagcttgaaccagtctggccattctcctctgacctctggcatcaacaaggcatttccgcccacagaactgccgctcactggatattttttcttttttggaccattctctgtaaaccctagagatggttgtgtgtgaaaatcccagtagatcaccagtttctgaaatactcagaccagcccttctggcactaacaaccatgccacgttcaaagtctctcaaatcacctttcttccccatactgatgctcggtttgaactgcaggagattttcTTAAACcacgtctacatgcctaaatgcactgagttgccgccatgtgattgggtgattagaaattaagtgttaacgagcagttggacaggtgtagctaataaagtggccggtgagtgtataatcataaatatgattaattaattatctTAATATAGTCTTTAAATTAAAGCCATTGATTGACAAATCCTTGCAGAAAATTAGATGTCTTTAcattggtacaaaaaatatgtatGCTACAATGCTGCTTCTGTTTACATAGGAGACTTATGTTGCGTTGTGCATTTCACATTTTTTGACAGGTCTGTTAATGTAATTTCAgaattaaaggggaagttcagaattttttgacataaggctcaatctttgagttagcgagggtttaattagtcagtggagttgaattcaacaaattccaaggtgTTTGTTGTTAGTTTGAGGGTTCTGGAGTgtctaagctagcacgagttaatggtacctgcttagcatgccaataaaaaacaccaTATTCACGCATGAGAATCACAGATGACCCATGCAGTCAGAAtttttggctatgttttcaggataaatttattaaaacttagcattgcatgtcaataattgtagtatcatcagcaacatttgtaatccagcagctttgCCGGGAACAGGCTGCCTAACAAGCAGGACAGAGCGATATCACATCAGTTTTTTTACTGCTGATTTAGTGTACATGCATGAGGTGAAGGTGTTTTCTTTCCTTTTCAtctttttacctgtcctgttcagctgcttaaacACGGAAAATAGCAATCTGAGTGTCTTTGTGGTCTgagcagttttaatgtatcacatggtagtttgatacactcccattgtggtcattcattgtattttatttattaggagaaagcagcaaacCAGAAGGGTTTTGGGGGagacagaaaggaaggaaggaacGGAACAagggaaaaacaacaaaaaaatacattattaaacgcctatgctacctatgaacatTGTGGTGCTATCATTATCTAATTTTATTTACCCGTGGACACCGCGTAGGGGGCCTGATAACCGAAGAGCATTATGTGAGtacccgtaattttcggactataagccgctacttttttccctcattttgaatcctgcgtcttatttgttgatttattgggttaataggtaacattttatttgacagcagcgtcataagactgccgcaagaccgttataattatgaaatgacactatcatggacattaatgaacgcatatgactgatgtcattaagtgtcatccgggaaattatgtcaccaactccatttatgtccagctcagatcttttacatccattcaaaagtgagctaaTTTGCCGGAAGACACAAAAATATATGTCATAAATattgattaatgctcatggcggtgtcatgtcataattatgatggtcttatggcaccactttcaaaataaagtgttaccaactaccataactagcaattaatgaaacaactggaacagtaactgaagaaatatttagcacagaacatgaattttgattgtcatttacaCCTGTAGCACAGCTATgaggctaggaggcatgttggacaacgacATTGtctacagcaggtggcagccaaggttgactgtcttcctcaagggagcagtgatggccaaatgaagcttcttgaagctatgaagctttgcagtcaattggttgAAAGCTTTAGGTGGTTAATTCGgtattatgatgccgctgtcatattaagtgttactggttaatatcttttggtgtaaataccccataatgcagtgaggacatctgcggcttatagtccagtgcagcttatctatgaaaaaatgccatttttgtgtcaaatttagtgggtggcgactactagtcaggtgcgccttatagtccaaaaattacagtaagtatggatatgttgacattagGCCAGAACGATATtgtaaaaactattgttgcgattttttttggggggggggtttgcaatattgatatatatatatttttttatgtattatttttttaaagaaattttcactagatgacttgaatagctgtttggaaagactttggatgactcaccatgaccacagtgtacagtgatccctcgtttttcgcggttaatggggaccagaacccgccgcgataagtgagaaACCGCAAAGTTgcgcacccccccaccccaatttttttttatatatatatatttgtctgTGTGTTTAATATATGTCAGATTTAGCatcggaaagagatacatataagacatgttttttcacttttttccccaaagtatgattttaaaaaatgtatatatttttataaatggtttttaagcacttcaaatgtaataattgtgATCAGTTATAAACATAACTGTACcaccgaatcatttttaaacaagaataaagtactgaagtagaaaaatgcttggctttgttaaatgcttctgtttaccaaACTTGGCTGtgcctcttggagtgacatgtagaaattgcaaactcctcacttctggcgtttattGCCATGACAAAACACGTCAGGTTGCctcgaacgtctccacacacacacacattcattccagcgcgcttCCTTGCAGACACTGttcaacaagttaaacgatgattgacacattgctgCGCATGTGAagtccgcttctttggcaaggTCAAACACAACAATCTGTCAACATCGGTGACTTTAacaagcaagtgccgcagtgactgagagctgggagAAGGAGGGAGGGAGTCTGTGTGGGGCGCATGAAGCAGAACAAAAGTTtgtggattattattattattattttttctaactatcgcacgtccatgcgatgggactatcacgCATgcccacatcgcgatggcgatgttaaacgatatatcgttcaggcttaattgacatcctattctatggtaCCTGATTGGTAACCTGATAGGCTAAAACACAATCTTTGGATGCAAACCTTAAATTGGAAGCTTCTGATGTGAAGGTTTATTCATAAATCATTTGTGCTTCTAGGACCACCAAGAGAGCTCAAACCCTTTACGACGGTCAGCCCACCAGTCCTCCCGGTGTCTGTCACATTCCCATGGCCGAGCCTTTCTGCAACAGAACTAGGGAGGTGAGTGCCCAAACATGTCCAATCGCGTGTCCCTGTCCTCTGATGACATCACTTGACGCTCACCTACAGGTGCTAGTGGAGGTGGCCCGCACACTGGGCATCAAGTGCCACGCGAGGGGCACCATGCTTAGCATCGAGGGGCCTCGCTTCTCGTCACGGGCCGAGAGCCTGATGTTCCGCCAGTGGGGCGCCGACGTTATCAACATGACCACCGTGCCCGAGGTGGTCCTTGCCAAGGAGGCGGGATTGTGCTATGCCAGCATCGCCATGGCGACGGACTACGACTGCTGGAAGGAGCACGAGGAAGCGGTTAgtcaattttttgttttattgtcttaTGAAAGCAGCTGTTTATTGATTTAGTGGTTGCTgtttacttttgcttttgtttttgcaCAAAATCAGGTTATACCGTTCACATTCGTTGGAAGCAGTTGCAGTTCTGGGAAGTCAAACTGTCTGATCAATGCTCAGTTTTACCTCttccatatgtttttttttaagtgagcaCAAAACTTTGTAATCttagaaagtaaaaaaaaaaaaaaaagtttttgcacaCCAAATAGACAATCGTAAAATAATCATAATTTTATGTAAAAGAGAATAAATGTCTTTGGTCAAGAGAACATCAGTAATGCAAGAATAAAATTATGcactatgtgtatgtatatttgAAATACTTTTCATTTAAAGAATGATTAAAAACAAACTCATCCGCTTCCATTTACAgcgataaatgtccaatccatttgaactggtggGGCAGACAGAAAGAAAAAtgtaagcagttttttttttctgcacatATGTATTATACACCCaaatttgtgattttttttgttgttgttgcaaaaaaagtagaaaggcaacagtgcctTGACCTAAATTTACCCCTTCATAACTTTTGTTTGTGTCACCTACTCAACGGCTTGACCTCATGTTATTTGCCCGGATGAAGACTGAAGCTTATGACTCACCGTGAGTCAGCCTCTTCTGTCAGGGCTATACCGGAGGCTGCCAGCTGAGAAGACAGAGTGGGGGGTGGTGGATGTGCCGGGTGCCGGCGGCATTACAGGAGGTAGTTGTGAAGCAGAGGCGAGCGGAAGGATGTGGCGAGCATTGGTTGAAGAGGTCAGCGGCAGGAACTCAGGAAGCAGACGATCACCGAAGGCTGCCGTTATCACTGAGTTATGGCTCTCAATATTTAACACTTGCCCAAAATAATTCTATTCAGTCTGACCACTGGTGTTAACGTTTTGGTTGCTGATTACAAAATAGGTCAGGTTTTTCTCTACAGTTTAGCCATTTACTATGTTGTTACTTTAAGGAGACAAATAACCATATCGTTTGTAAAAGCATGATATTAAGTAAACATTGCAATCATgcctgtttcttttatatttcatTGTATGTCAGTGtttgaacatttttataaaaCAAACATATATGTTAGATAGGcggctctggccttcctgtgtgtagtttgcatgttctcccagcgcctgtgtgggttttctctagGTACTTCGGTtttctcccacatcccaaaaatatgcatggtaggctgattgaacactcctaaTAGTCTGTCGGCgtaagtgtgtgcgtgaatgattGTCTCCATGTTCCctgtgactggctggcaaccagttctgggtgtaccctgcctcctgcccgttgttagctgggatgagtgttgttaataacggcgttacagtataacagcgttatttttttcagtagtgagtaatctaattactttttccgtctTTGCAACTGCGTTACCGTTACtcaggatgtgaaggggcacgTTGCCACGGTACTAcacactagagctgaaacgaatactcgagcaactcgagtttaaaaactgatccaagtaattttattcacctcgagtaatcgtttattttgacagctctaagcatcacgttttgctcggactacttttaatgcgggacaacgcgctgatgtcacgtgcgtagaggaagaaacaaaaaaacaaaaaaaattaccacagccgctacaaacgacgccgacgttgctaaatactagcccgcgcgatgctacgttggtagcaggtagcgtctgatgagtgtcatagagatcacatgtatgttgaactagttgcgaaatgacagactcagccgcatctgggcagcgttagtaaacagttgccatcttaaagcagtagagcgctaagcgctaataaagagcgctaagcgctaataaataagattaacgttactgtcactagctcaagtaacgttagccctgcggagggctaggtttctattaattatgaccactttcgatgcgtggctaacgtgtcttacatacaggctttaacataacatagcgttgtggagtgatgagggtgtaaaataaaaactcaatcatgctaactatcaattttagcgcaGTAGTCATTGGTGAataaaacaagtagcactggtccctaatgtgctccaatacagcctgtataatacatttattttgaacactgcaaaaactcaaaatcctatcaggacttacagtttagactaacttaaaacttaactagaacttaaaaatggcttgacacaaatagaaatttaattgaaacacgtgggaaaaaatcctaacttttaagtgatgtgtgttatcaagcgtaacggcatttttaggtatttatatattttttttaataagatctaaaggttttttgagtgaaagcagtgaattagtctttttttattctagttacatctgagatgcaattgttggctgtattCAACatggtacatcgaaaataaagacattgattgactgaaaatggttcaagattagatgaaatgtcttgttttctcatgtatatttataattgctcttcacctaaaaatatatttgttttatccgattactcgattaatcgatggaattttcagtcgattactcgattactaaaatattcgatagctgcagccctactacacACAGCTTACAACTGCCTGGGAGAGAAGAGCAGAACGGGAAGGGGTGGAGGGAAGCCTTCAAGAGAGCACACTAGCGGCTGGGGCTGCTTTAGTCTATGGCTATCGTGCTCTCCTGCTGCGCTGGAGGCGCAAGTTTGAGTCCTAACCTGGTTTGAGGGGGACGGATCGCGTCGCCCTCAAACGCGGTTTAGACTGGTTGCATTGGTGCTCTGACCCGGATTGCCAGTGAAAGTTTCTGGGGCTGAGTGTAACGGGTGCAACCGCTGCTAGCCTGGGTTTTTAGCCCCGTGTTTATCGTCGTCTTCTGGCGCGGTGACTGTACTGGCGATGCGGGTTTGAGTCCTGACCTGATCGAGGGGGGCATATTACGTCGCTGGCCCGGTTCAGACTGGTTGCACCTCGTGTAGTGAATAATACAGAGTCAGTTTCTATCCAATGGCAATAACAGcactaaataaattgaaaacgtAACACTGGCTACTCAGGGAAAAATGGATTGATTGTGCAATCTGCTAGATGTTGCATTATGTGTTGATTTTAGTTTTATATTGATAATTTATGCTATTATATGACTCGAATGTTTCAGCACTGACTGGTTTAGCACTATAATTTTGTTGTACGTGTTACAATGACAAGATACTATCCTATTCTTGTGAACAGTGAAAGACATTATGTAATTCTTTatcattttggggtattttgagCCAAAATAATGTGAACCGGATAACTGGGAGGTTttgtaattttgaaaaaaaaaaaaaaacaggtgtgCGTGGACAACGTGATGAAAACCATGAAGGAGAATGCCAACAAAGCCAGCAGCATCCTGTTGACCGTCATACCTCAGATCAGCCAGATGGACTGGAACAACACCATAACCTCCTTAAAAGTAAGGGAATCATCATGAGCCAATCTCGGAAAATGTGCCATTTTTATTCtgatatttagatttttttattattgtttttaatttaatgaCTGCAATAAGATAAAGCAAATCAactacattaacaaaaaaaagtcattatagCTTGATGTGTACCGTTAAATGCACAAAAAAAGGTCACAAAATGGCTCGTGAATCCTGCATAACTCAATGGCTTTGAAATGTGACCATCCACTACCAAAACCTCCCAATATCAATAACGTaacatttacatgtaaaacaaaaactaatgaTTTGTTTGCTCTGCTGCAGACAATGGCTCAGTCGGCTGTCATGATACCCAAACATTGAAACTCCGGAGAAGGTAAAACAAAGAAAGGAGTTGACTGAAACGAGGGTTTGTCATCAATGACTGACACTTCAAGCAtgaattttaactcatttgacGACAATAGACATCGAATCCCATTAACTTCTGCAACAGATTATGGTTTCATATCCTCACAAGTAAGGACATTTGTAtgctttatattttttatgcgctatatatttgaaatttcaatatattttttggggCCTGTTTTTGATGGacgttaggtttttttttttgttttttgtgaaaGAGCCTTCGCCACCTGTGTAATGACTTGCTTTCTTgtacattataaaaaataaacaccAAAAAGTATCACAAACACACATTCAAGCAACACCAAAAGTTGAGTGTCTTAGAAAGGTGCTATAAATAAGGCCCTGATCATCAATAAAGCCATTTGAATAAccctaaaaatacaaaaaaaacatgtgtcATTGACTAGTACAAATGAAAATGCAGTACATGGGGCATCATGTAAGTcataggtgtcaaaccgattccagaaagggccaagtgggtgcaggtttgctttcaaccaacgaagaggacaccttttcaccaccaATTAGAtcgtttacatgtgtaatccgtTAAACTTTGTGAGgtactgcttgtttcagcaggaagttcattggttaaactctctgcgcgttatcggttggaacagaatccagcacccacttggccctttctggaatcggttttacACCTGTGATGTAAGTACTCGAATGTTCATGTTTTAGGAATCATTTCAACCCTACCTAATTATATGAAGAACCTTACAGTATTttttactgtctttttcatgttcctgcactgatggttattattattatcattggtTGAAGTGAAATTTCAACCTCAGCAAGGTCAATTTTTAACATTGCTGAAAAACACCATATGACAGTAaataaaactttatttaaagCTGCCATTGGAACTGTGATTTACTTGGAATTTTCTTTATGCCTTGatatggtaaatggagagtatttatatagcacattcatctacattgttacaatgcccaaagcgctttacattagcacacatttacccttttatgcacacattcacacaccaatggtgctgctgccatgcaaggcgctgccaacccactgggggcaaattagggttcagtgccttgcccaagagcacattgacagtgggcagtcggAGCCGGGAATTgaaccactgacccttcggtcccaggAAAACTCAAGCTACTCGAGCCGCCCCATAAGCATTAGATATAAGCACTATAGTGCGGCAACACTTAATAGATAACTAATAAATGATCATTTTAATCAACTGTTTTGATAGTTGGTACAtcatttcaaaacatttttgacctaaaaaaaatgtgcaaatcCTTGTTTTTAAGCCTCTTAtgtgtttttaattattattttttttacatttttaaataataaaaaaaaaaacagtaaatgttcTATTTTACAGGATAAGAAAAAGTAagtaaatcgtttttttttttttcgtttttaattttttaaaaaatccaaagGGAAAGATACTTGCTATTAATCCCATTAGAAtatttgctttgttttttgaGCAGTATGTGTACTGTAAATATATGTTTATGTAGTTattagggctttcaaaattatcgcgttaacgggcggtaattttttaaattaatcacgttaaaatattggacACATTTAattcacatgccccgctcaaacagattaaaatgacagcacagtgtcatgtccacttgttacttgtgttttttggtgttttgtcaccctctgctggcgcttgggtgcgactgattttatgggtttcagcaccatgagcattatgtaaatattgacatcaacaatggcgagctactagtttattttttgattgaaatttttacaaattttattaaaacaaaaatattaagaggggttttaatataaaatatctataacttgtactaacatttacctttaaagaactacaagtctttctatccatggatcgctttaacagaatgttaatgccatcttgttgatttattgttataataaacaaatacagtacttatgtacagtatgttgaatgtatatatccgtctaactttccattccaacaataatttacagaaaaatatggcatattttagagagggtttgaattgcgattaattaagatgaattaatttttaagctgtgattaactcgactaaaaattttaattgtttgacagccctaatattagtactgtacatTTACAGTACTTCTCAGAAAATTTGAATATCCTGTCAGATCAGCAGTTATTCTTCTCATCTGGgccaatttaagactttttaaaggcTCAGGACGcttttgcaggtgttttgaattgcaaaaaaactgaagttttccccccaaaaattctgAGTTTGTTGGTATGTGGTTTTCCTAAACTGAAAATTTTAATGAGAAAAGTTACAAAAAGGAATTGCTTGAGATATGTCAATTTGCGTGTAACTGCATAAAATAGTTGGTTTCATCTTTTATGTTAAATcgacaaaataaaacaactttacttcatattcattttttgggggatacATCATATTCTTAGTCCTTACTCAGTGTAGTTTTTAATTCCAATGCACATTAGCGGCCCAGAGTAATACAAATCCCACGAGccaattagtcaactaatcgcaAATATCAgataatctgaaaaaaaaaactcatcaaGCTCCATATTGACTCACATATGCGCAGAGAGATAGGAaagattagattagattttattttttaaatgttgatcacagcaaacaaataacaaagccACTTTGTGAGCCAAAAGAGATTAAATAGCATAAATGAAATCAAAAGACGTTCGGAAGGTGGTATAATTTGTGCATAAAGTGCTTTACAGTTTTCCCTTCCGTATGAACACTCCATGTTGCCACCATTTAGCTTTAAGTTTTCTATTTTTCATGGCAAAAGTAATATATTATGTGTTATGCTTTCTCAGTAACAATTTGAATGGGTTTAACTTAGTTGTTAATGAGCTTGAGACTGTCTGCTATAAAGTGCATCCTTTTAATAAACGTTATTAGTGGCAAGTCAATTGAATGATTTCAAGTAAAGCCCAAACACGGAAATAAATCCGGTTTGAATTCCAATCATACCGACCTTTATCCTAATAATCCGGatttcgtttgaaaaaaaagccACTCTTAACGTcagagtaaataaataaatttaacggtaCAGTGCAGTCTCTAAAATTCTTAAAAGTGTTCATCACAGAGAGTCCAGGAAGGCCACGACGTCTGCGTGGCCGTGTCTCCGGGCCACATCCACGGGCCGACAATCGGCGCTGTCCCTGGCCTGCGGGGAAGCGGCGAAGCGGACCAGAAGCCGCGCGGTGTCCCCGAAGCCAGTCCGGGCGGCGTCGTGCAGCGGCGTGCTCCCGGTGTGTGCGTCGGCCACGTTCGGGTTGCCGCCGCCGGACAGCAGGAGCTCGGCCACCGTCGTGCTGCCCATCATCATCACCTTCGGACGGGGAACAGAACCGAGGCCGAGGGGTTGAAAAGGAAAACCAAGTGTTCTTATTGCTGGACAAAATATGGCCTCAAATCATTTTTGAGTACGTTTTTAATTCGTTTTGGATTAACACAATTATTCGAATGAAAGAGTTAATCATGGATTTTTACCCCCTGATTTCACTCTTACTTTTTCTTGAGCTCACTGATTGCCATTGACGCCAATAAACTATTGATCTAgttatttaaattcacagcattaAAACGACATAGAGAGGTCAATTTCAGCTGTTTTAAAAACGatataaaagactaatttctgtaATACGTGAccatattaaccctttaatagccgtttttttttttttttttttttttttatggctgcAAGATGAGCATTCAGCCACTCTTCCCAAATTACACGTCTGTCGCCGTCGATGGTATGCATGTTAATTTCTATGGGGGGTGGACTTTACAGTGGTATTTGGGGCCGTGTTATTctgctttcattcattttaattttatgtagCATTGTATTGATCCATTCATTTATTatctaaaaatcttttttttttttttttttttttttaaatcatgattAATAGTTGTAAAAGACTatgctaatatatatatttttttaattacaaaaaagtcacttgccctataaagggctaaaggtcttttttttattattacattCATATCGGAAAGAGCAACTTTATAATAGCTTTATTATCCCAAAGTACAGTGACTCATTTAATCAAAAATGAAACTCACTTTTATAACTCAATTGGGGAAAGTctatattacattttattttgagtGTTGTAATATTTTAAAGCATACTTTTTAATGTTATGATTTTCTACCATCATAAAAAGTTATAACAACCAATAAAAATACATGTCAATGACCAAATAAGTGCGTATTTTGGAGGACATCGCATAGTTTATGTATAAACTTTGAAATTTTATCATTATTTGTAATGTTTTAATAATGTGAAAACAGGTTGAAGAAAAGACCATGGAATGCCGCGTGTGTCCTGACCTGCAGAGCGGTAT from Corythoichthys intestinalis isolate RoL2023-P3 chromosome 8, ASM3026506v1, whole genome shotgun sequence includes:
- the mtap gene encoding S-methyl-5'-thioadenosine phosphorylase isoform X2, producing MSSSTPIKIGIIGGSGLDDPDILEGRTERYVDTPYGKPSDALVLGKIKNVDCVLLARHGRQHTIMPSNVNYQANIWALKKEGCTHLLVTTACGSLREEIQPGDIVIIDQFIDRTTKRAQTLYDGQPTSPPGVCHIPMAEPFCNRTREVLVEVARTLGIKCHARGTMLSIEGPRFSSRAESLMFRQWGADVINMTTVPEVVLAKEAGLCYASIAMATDYDCWKEHEEAVIPFTFVGSSCSSGKSNCLINAQFYLFHMFFFK
- the mtap gene encoding S-methyl-5'-thioadenosine phosphorylase isoform X3 encodes the protein MSSSTPIKIGIIGGSGLDDPDILEGRTERYVDTPYGKPSDALVLGKIKNVDCVLLARHGRQHTIMPSNVNYQANIWALKKEGCTHLLVTTACGSLREEIQPGDIVIIDQFIDRTTKRAQTLYDGQPTSPPGVCHIPMAEPFCNRTREVLVEVARTLGIKCHARGTMLSIEGPRFSSRAESLMFRQWGADVINMTTVPEVVLAKEAGLCYASIAMATDYDCWKEHEEAR
- the mtap gene encoding S-methyl-5'-thioadenosine phosphorylase isoform X1, with translation MSSSTPIKIGIIGGSGLDDPDILEGRTERYVDTPYGKPSDALVLGKIKNVDCVLLARHGRQHTIMPSNVNYQANIWALKKEGCTHLLVTTACGSLREEIQPGDIVIIDQFIDRTTKRAQTLYDGQPTSPPGVCHIPMAEPFCNRTREVLVEVARTLGIKCHARGTMLSIEGPRFSSRAESLMFRQWGADVINMTTVPEVVLAKEAGLCYASIAMATDYDCWKEHEEAVCVDNVMKTMKENANKASSILLTVIPQISQMDWNNTITSLKTMAQSAVMIPKH
- the cdkn2a/b gene encoding cyclin-dependent kinase 4 inhibitor B, encoding MRTLEDELTSAAATGNAAEVERLLRAGADVNGANRLGYTALQVMMMGSTTVAELLLSGGGNPNVADAHTGSTPLHDAARTGFGDTARLLVRFAASPQARDSADCRPVDVARRHGHADVVAFLDSL